The nucleotide window taatctaCATCGTTAAATTTCCTATAATTGGATAAGAATGCTATTTAGGCAATGTTAGGGCACACTCTTTCCTATAATTGTCATATTGGACTGAAAAAGTCTTTAACGCAAATTCGAAGTAAGGGTTTAAACGAAAATCTATTGTCTGCTTAGACAAAATGGTTTGCTTTcgaaaattttataaacaatattaaataattaacgaaaaccaaaactttaatttatgatataataCCTAATACTTACATATATAAGTCAACTTCtgttataaatttgaatgatagTTGAATGAAACTATTTTTAGGAGCTCCTACTAAATGAgtgtttttcttaatattttcttaaattagaGTCCTTTTAAGGAATTTTCTTGAATGATAACTTTCATAAGGAGTTATTCTCACTCTTATTAAGCCTTTTGTGTCTTATACCAATTATAATTGCTTCACATGCACACATAGGACATATATAGTAAAATGACTAGTTTAAAAAATCATgtgagtttttaaaaaatttaatgacttgagttttttattcttaaacattatttataagataaaatcatcaatatttattattttctctcaaataaaaaaaattatctcactATATTAAGTTAGAGGAATATTTGCTTGAGAGGGTGAtgagaaaaatatatgaatttttttatgtaaaaataaaaaattagatattaaaaaatttacaataatttacaTTTACTCAACTGAATTAGATTGTTTAATAGTGTGTATGTACAttacttcttatttatttatcttcttttattttttcatcaacCTATTCTATTAGatattaagaaatttataataatatacacTTGTTCAATCAATTGAGATAGATTTCTTAAATATATGtacttatttcttatttatttatcttcttttatttcctatcatCCTGGTTCTGTTCCTTTCCTTTCCATGCTTACCACCACCAAACAAGGTGTTAACTAGTATACCAAAGAAGAGTTCTtatgttcaagaaaaaaaaagttcgaAGATAAATAATGTCTGGCAACAAATGTAAACACTAGTACTCTAGTAGCAAAAGTTTTGCGTGCGTACTCTTGTCTTTTACTTTGTGGATGAAAAGAAGAGTCAGTTACGCCGTTGAGCCCGTTATTTGATAAAGTAAAGATGCTCTTGTCAAATGGATTCCCCCACCACCACGGtttcaaatcaaaattatgatgttctttttttcttgtgcTAGTTATCTGCTGTTTGTTAATTGAAGCTAACGTGGTATTAGAGAGTGAGCATCGCTCTAACGAAGGAACACACCAGTCTCGTAGCTTTTTGAAAATGTTATTATGTTGCATTAGTTGCCCCTGTGCTTAAATTTGGAGCAAATAGTTGCTTGAATGGTGGTgggtataataattatatatagtttATGAACTTTcgctttttcttttatgttcccttttttacAGTCCCCCACTTAGACTGGTTAGGAAAAGAAGCAAACCAAAGCCAAATGTAAAGAATTTCAACTCAAGCATTACCAACTCGGACATGACAtggtttttacattttatttcaatgcacaagttattttttaaatcctaAGGGTAATTGATGATGATCTTTACCGCAGGAGAGAAAAGACCCTTGCGGGATTTGATTGTGGGGAAGGTTAATTCCCAGAATGATTGTCAATTTCCTTGAAACTGAATGGGGTGTGTGGAATTAATGGAAGGGAAGCCATTACTTTATTAGAAAAAGGTTGAACAAAAGTTTCACGCTTGAGGCATAGGGAGCAAAGAGTGAGAAACATTCATATCTAATTTCCTAACTAACAGCCCACAGGCCACACTGCTTTATTAGGTTATAGCCACAGGTCATATCTATTGTAGTGGACGCCATCGCTTAATAATGTACGGCTACTTAATTACATACTTCAACTACAATGAGCCATGCCACATTGCAAATcgaattttctttttccatgCAACTCAACCTCGTTATATTCAgatgttatatttaatttaagttgAACAAAATAAACCTGTTTGAGAagggttttttatttatttttgctacttattttttttattggcaatTCTCAAAAAtcgattatttttttgtttgaaaatttgaGCTTGTCGCATAAAAATGTGCGGCAAGATTTGAGTACTGAATCATGATGAAGGGGTGTCTCAATTTTATAAGAAGAAATCGGTGAGTTGCTTAATAAGTATCTTAAGTGAACTTTAATGGGTTCCATATGCCATTACAGCCGTTAAGAACTCAAGTTAATTTTTCCTCCAATGGTTTCAATTCTTAAACGAGGTGCTTATtcttgttttataattaaattatatatgaaaaaagccTTTTCATTATTTCTCTGCATCTCAAATATTCTATAAGGAATCGTTTCTTTTACATGCAATGGAGCTTGACTAACTCCAATGGGAAAATAGATGTAAGGAACACTTGCTCCTATTTAAGAGCGTTCACATTGAAACCACGCACAATAGTTGCTTTCACTGAGACCTGCctataaatattattcatttttagtttttcctATACAAGCAACGCCCATCTTCTTCCCCTATTATTACTTACACATGCCTGCCATTATTTTGCTTCTTCCGTCTTCTGAGCCAAATGAGAGATAGTCCTTCATTTTTAAATTGGCCTTGATCGCAGATGATGAAATATAGCTCTACATTTAactatgtatattttttacattatatgAATATATTAAAGAATGAACTAAAAGATCTCATCTTTGTAaggtattattatttaatctatttGTCTTTTGGCTTTATTGCCTTAATCTTCTTTTTatcctcttttaaaaaaaagaataagctTCAACTATGACTTTGTTCACGTAGCGAACGTATTACATGCCAACATATCACCGAAATATTAGAAGAAATACAATAAAACACCTGGCCTCTTATAGCTAAGTACcgtttttttgtatatatatatagagaaaatCTAATTGTGTGTTAACGAAGTCCAGTTTCTTTTTGTACGCATTCCTAAACAAGAAAATTCTCGAATCTTGAAcatataaaagttatttttgtgtTACTTTCATACACatatatttatacatttttttcttaattatatttttttattccttcaatttaaactgtaaagaattttaattttctatttttcaaattaattagttctttcttttttcttctacttaaaatttttaaaaaaatattctatccAAATATTTGAAGGCTTATGATATAGTACTTgagatatgaaataaattaaaaagtttaaaagtaAGGAATTTAGGAAAACTTAATAAAATTGGAAAATTTGTATGATGATTATGTTGGAATTTTAGAGCACCCTTATAAAATACTATTATAACCACAAGGAACACATTACCGTTAAATCAAGAAGAGTTTTAAGAATACTTCAATttataatgattgatcaaacaaaaCTAATGGAATCTGAATCCGTAGGTGATTtcttatctatatatttttcttatgattTGTTACAGAACGGATAACCGAACCGGTGGCTTCATGGTTCTTCTTCAACAGGAATTTCTTTATTCAATTCCTTAATAGGATCTTCGTAACTCTTCACACGGGAGAAAAGAAACTATATGTGACAACTCAATATATTGGTGATCATAGTCTTTTTTATAGTGTGTTAACCTAATAGAGTTTTCATTATCCTCTAATGTGTCAATATTGATATATGTCAATTTAAGTTCATATCATATGATTTAGTTGTGTAACGAACTTACTTAATTTGATCGCATacactaatgataaataactaatataattgtcttataatattagctcgcattaattattggaatagaaaattaCAACATATTAGAGTTTGAAGAAGataaattataagattttttttatcttttacatgAAATTCGATATTTTTAGTGATGAGttttaagtaaaaatgaaatgaaaaattggAAGTTTTAAGTACATATAAATTAATAGGAGaccaaatttaataaattatgaaaatagaaaattttaaataactgaaaataaCATAGTGTCAAAACTCGAAATCACACAAAGTAGTACATGAACCCAAAAAAATAagccaactttttttattataaatttaggttttattattaaatataaacaattttaagTTTTACTTCTTATAACACatgttttatcattatttatcacttttttacatatttttttaaaaaattcaaaattattgattactattaatttttattttaatatttttttaaaatcttaactttactacttttacaattttcttttatatattaaaaatttagtcACTTATActctcaatttaattaattttaaattttaacattttctccttttatttatttatttattttagattttacttaaactaaaaaagtatttatacaATATATGGAACACTTGTTATGACTGTAATGATGGATCTTAAAGATAATTTTCGCCTTTGTCGCGTGAATTCAGATTTCCTTAAAGCCGAAAAAACTCCCTAACGGACAGAAACTATTTTTCAACCAAAACTTTCTTCACGAGTCACAACAAACAAAATGCAGGTAATAAAGACgtcaaattattttcaaactttctttcttaatcaatcATTTGAGTAATTCGTACCCAAAAAAGACAAATCATTTGAGTAGTAACTTGTTTTTTTCCCTCAAACTTCCCAGGCATCGCAACTTACAGTTAGTACCATAAATAAATCAACCACGAATGAACTTCTTTAAATGCTAAAGATGCCTCTTGACGTGCCAGTTTGGTTGCCCATCCAGAATGTGGAAAATTATACTATCAATTTTGCCAAAGTCGTAGTAGCTATAACTTCTAATTAACTTCTTCGTGAATAAcgtaaaggcaaacatgctgGAAATCATTTCCAGCATCATGAGTACTTTTCTTCTTGTTCGTTCAATTAACAATTCAATGCCTTCAAGGAGGGATACacgattaaaaaaatctaactaaGTTGATTGAGTTGAAtatgtgaattattataaattttttaatatttatttttaatttttatggataaaatatgaattattgtaaattttttaatatattttaattcttatgaataaaaaagaatagacaaaaaaactaatacataattttgcccaatatttatttaacctgaaaaacaaaataatacaaaCGAAGAAAAGAGAGTAtggtttttaatataaaatatgttaatatataCTCACTTGTTTTTAGAATGAGTAGTAACTATGTCTAtgtattatcaaaataaacctcaaatataatttaagaaagtaaaaagtCTAACTTACTAAAGTACTCATTCTAAAAAAGAGATCAATATACTTTAACAAATCTATAATAATTTGCTAACACAtatctacttttttattttggaaaaaatatattaacagattgcattttgattatattttcaaataatcataaaaataagcAAGCTCATATTAACAAATCACTTTCAATCCAAATCCAAACATTCGACACAATTCAAATAtttgcatatatttttatttataaaacaacCTATCTATTACCTTTGTACAGTGTTGTATGTGTTGGTTGATTGAGTGTTAAGTAGATTCAATTCAATGACAAAAAAGTgactattgtatttttttactgtCAAAGGTGATTCCTGTATATGCCGTTACCATGAAATGagatgtatttttttgttttgaaagtaTCTCATATTCATActtttaatgataattatatttaaattaagtttaaattaagtttaaattattatcaattCTACATCTATTTAAATGTATATTAAATCTGATtaagatttattaatttatgtcagattctaatctttttaatttaagtatgatttcagtaaaaataaataaataaaataaaggcgCCACCTGTGAGGCTGTGACTTGTGCTATGCAGGGTAACTAACCCGTAATTAAGTAAAGGAGTACCTTGCATTtcagataaagataaaagattcgATGGCATTATAGTTATTTTAGCCAAAATCAACAAGCATAAAGTAATTTCGCACGAAACTGTTGCCTACAAAACCCcccctccctctctctctttctctaacGGACACACACTACTCACAACTCACAGCACAAACCGTAACAGAACCAAACAATGAGAACCCAACGGCTTAACCatctccttctctccctcttcctcttCGCAGCCGCATTCTCCAGCCTCCACCCGACGGCCACCGCCGGAGACGAAGGCGCACCGTCTGCAGGCGACGGCGACCGCGACGCCGATTTCATCCGCACTAGCTGCAACACCACGCTCTACCCGGAAGTGTGTTTCACCTCCCTCTCTCGCTACGCCAATGCGGTGCAGCAGAACCCCGGCCATCTGGCGCGTGTGGCCATTGCCGTAAGTCTCTCGAAGGTTCACCGTGCGGCGTCCTACGTCTCCAACCTCACGCGCGACGCCGACTACGGCGGAAGCACGCGCGCCGCTCTTGCTCTGCACGACTGCTTCTCGAATCTGGGCGACGCCGTGGACGAAATCCGCGGCTCGCTGAAGCAGATGCGGCAGATTGGATCCGCCGGCGCCGGCGCGAGTTCGTTCCTGTTCCAGATGAGCAACGTGCAGACGTGGTTGAGTGCCGCACTCACCGACGAAGAGACCTGTACGGATGGATTCCAGGACGTAGCGGACTGTCCCATGAAAACGGGTGTATGCGATCGCGTCAGCAACGTCAAGAAGTTCACCAGCAATGCCTTGGCGCTCGTCAACTCCTACGCCAACAAGGGAATGCCTTGATTGTGTTACAGTCTGATTTTATTACTTTTCGAGATTTACAAGTTAAAGAATAGATTGTGTTAAATTTTCcgtcaaaaaacaaaaagtgcAGTGTCTGTGTGGgtgggtggggggggggggggggtgtatGTAAATTTTGGTATTCTTGTAGACAGTATTTGCTGTCACGCAAGAAAGTGGAGAAACGCATCACTTCATTCACGTGATAGAATGGAGAGTGTAGATATATATTAGAACAAAAATATCAAGTGAAAGTAGAGTTTGCAACTTTTATTTGTTACTTTTAGTTTGTTGTGGTTATTGATGCTTTAAGGAAGGTTAAATTTTTAGGGTTGTGTAtatcatttttttgtgtttttattccAGTTAAAAGAATGACTCTAAATTTCAGTATATATTACACGTTAAAACTCTCTAcgtttttccttaaaaaaaagaaagaaagaaaagaaacattcATGAGCTTCTTTGTTCTCAACTCACTTAAGATTCTTTGACTTGGCTGCAATAAATTGATGGTTGGTGGAAAAAGTAGTCAAGACTGGTGTAGCAAGAGCATGGACAAGCTCtcttctttaacttttttttttcactacatgtgttttatatttttcacatataattttgttttgacaCTGTAACCACCAAATTTTGTtagtagaaatttaaattttagtttattactAAATTGTAAGAGACTAGTTCTTTTTCACTAAATCCAGCTCTCGTGGGTTCCGCTCACCCTTGTGATgacgaattaaaaaaaaatattaataccgatttttattaatttatgtatattataatatatttgtttatgcAAATACTCAATGTGATTTTATTGCATCGTTCTATTTGTTAATGTAATGTGACAATATTGAATGTGTGTATAAAACTGTATTACAggacaatatatacaaattatttttaatttaaaattaactgtttttattccttataaaattaagatttatttttgtttgcctttcattttttgtttgatattttgttttaaaaaatttaactgttTGAAATAGTCTCTATCATCATTTAGTACGAATACAATATGCATTTAAAGATATATATCATGTGAGTGATATAGCATGTGACATGATATGTTAATCTATTGCATGTATGTCATATCATCAATAAATAATGGTTGTAAGAAAAATATTGAAGGAGTATGCATTGATAGTGGTGGATCCAGGACTTTGTTTCAGTGGGGcagactatttaaaaaaatatataataataataataattatacataaagataaaaaaactaataaatattcaaGAAGATTAAGATAATAAGGTACTGTTTAAGTTCAAATACATACAAATGAGagggtaaaatataaaatttaaaaataaatatttatgattttattaaataaagattGTATCTACTTAGCCTCACATGAAATTGGATGATGGATTCAAAATAAACACATAAAATTAGGGAtgcataatataaaattaagaaataaatatttatgattttattaaaatgagaGGCACATTTATCTACCCTAAATAAACATAGGTATGCCAATGTGCATGTATGGACATGTTCATTGAcacttagaaaaagaaaatatagaatTGCATGTAAGTATACATGATGGATAATATGATGTTATAAAGAGATAAATAGACAAAAATAATAGGTAATAATACATAGAGTGTTTATATTGTTGAGGTGTTCATGTATaattatctaaaattattttattcatttattttttcatatattattttatactgtgtatatataattacatattttatttatatggcttgtttttagtaaattatgtttttttgttcttgtcCTCCTTAACTAAACTTTTGGTTATGCTATTGGCTATAATTGTCATTGTTATTACTGAGTCACATTGTCAATGcatcaataattataattattattatcattattatttttgctaTCACTATCATTTTAATCACCTCATTATCACTACTGgcatctcccttgatcttgctCTTATTACCTCCACTGTTACATTATTACaactattttcaaattttatatcatatatctacacaataaaattaagaatgatTTTATGATTGTAATTTTATGTCCGCATCTTTATACAACTCAAACATAAATCTTATAAtctgaaataaattttatttgtaagatTGTAATTTCATTATTCTACCCTACAATTCTTATTTCATTATCCAAACATTTCATATATGATGTTTGAtccgaaaaaaattaaatgaacaaagttttttaatcaaaatttcttGTATGGTTCTAAAATAGTGAAAGGAAGAAGAATTAAggttttaaaattcttttgtcGAGttcaaaaatgaagaagaagaagaaaaaaataaaggtttttaaactatttttctaGAGAGGTATAAGAAAAAGTAGAGTTTTGTGATTCTCTTCTcgctatttttatttaaaaatatattttctaaaacaattgtATACTGTTGAGCAAATAGTTTCTCTtccaatattttttgaattatgaAATATTGTTTCCAATTCAAATTGTGATCCTCTTGCAAAGATGTTTTTTCATCGTTaacttctatatttttttcatgtacttttttttgttcaagTGTTTAGTGgataatttgaaaaacaaaaatacactaaagggtaaaaaacttttaaatttgcttaagaaacaattttttttaaaactagaaaatcatttttgaaaaacaataacaaacaaGACCTTAAAACCTCTCTCCTtggttgtttttgtttcatttgccATTCCTCTTTTCCTATTCTTTGACCCAAACACCTAGTATATTTGTCAATAATGGATGAGTTTTGCCTGCAAGTTGACAGTTACTAATATACGCAGATGAATTGAAGAATTGCAACCACACAAATGATGATCATCATCATCGAATATAGGGATATAATTTTCTTCAATCATATAATGGAAAAACATGATTCAGTACGCAAATTTAAACGAGCTGATCCGGAGGGTCCACGACAATCTTTATCAATCGGTTTCCATTGTTTTTCATAGGCCATGCATGATTGATATTCTTGATTATGTCCCATGCACgaatatttctttttcctttccattaacatttttatcttatacatcttataatttttttatccctttCAATCCACTTGTACTACAACTATTTaagcaaacataaaaaaattgaaatcataaaatatataattatatacatattttttaaaggcatttttatatgcatattaaaaatacacttcaaaattaaaaaaaaaaaagaaagtttctATTAGCACGAAATATTTTCCAAGAGACAAACACAGTGCATGAAGATATATGAATGTGACGGGCCGCCTTTAGTCCtaacttttaatttgtttgatgAGAAAGTATATAACAGTCTAATCAGTCTATTAATAGAGAATCCAATTGACTCTATCTATACATGATCATAGCACGTAACGAGATTACGTGCAAACAACAAGTTATTTTTcggaaaagataataataataatccatcTACTTCTACGTACCTCACCTAAATAGGTTTTTAAACTCAGTCTG belongs to Glycine soja cultivar W05 chromosome 5, ASM419377v2, whole genome shotgun sequence and includes:
- the LOC114413644 gene encoding 21 kDa protein-like translates to MRTQRLNHLLLSLFLFAAAFSSLHPTATAGDEGAPSAGDGDRDADFIRTSCNTTLYPEVCFTSLSRYANAVQQNPGHLARVAIAVSLSKVHRAASYVSNLTRDADYGGSTRAALALHDCFSNLGDAVDEIRGSLKQMRQIGSAGAGASSFLFQMSNVQTWLSAALTDEETCTDGFQDVADCPMKTGVCDRVSNVKKFTSNALALVNSYANKGMP